A stretch of the Panicum virgatum strain AP13 chromosome 9N, P.virgatum_v5, whole genome shotgun sequence genome encodes the following:
- the LOC120690877 gene encoding homeobox-leucine zipper protein ROC3-like, giving the protein MFGDCQVLSSMAAMAGASSSADALFIPNPGALAGFMSSSAAAMPFHHFSTTTTSLIPKEEGGGIMGALVQAAKDEDMELEMDMELSGGSGSGRLDGLLSFADVDDDRSEQKPQHGGLELQTADAAGNQQLATNSGKKKRYHRHTAHQIQQMEALFKECPHPDDKQRLKLSQELGLKPRQVKFWFQNRRTQMKAQQDRADNVLLRAENESLKSDNYRLQAAIRNVVCPNCGHAAVLAEMSYEEQQLRIENARLKDELDRLACMATRYGGGRQPSMASALGCLPAPPPLLMPPLDLDMSVYSRHFTDQSSVMGCGDLIQSVLAPPQQITAGAEHHDASSYMGSMAPVPEQDRQVVLDLAATAADTLAKMCRAGEPLWVRCRGASSEVMVADEHARMFSWPVDGGKQGGGSAAAAAARTEGSRDSAVVIINSITLVDAFLDANKWMELFPSIVSKARTIQVINHGAASGHLGSGALVLMQAEVQFPSPLVTAREVVFFRYCVHNPEEGTWSVVDFPAEGFQLEALQTSSVVKCRRRPSGCIIQDMPNGYSRVVWVEHMEMVGEEKPLHQVFKDYVTNGTAFGATRWVSLLQRQCERLASELARNIADLGVIRSPEARTNMMKLSQRMITTFCSNISASGSQSWTTLSESTEDTIRVTTRKNTDSGQPSGVILTAVSTSWLPFSHQQVFELLADEQQRCQLEILSNGGSLHEVAHIANGSHPRNCISLLRINAASNSSQNVELLLQESSTHPNGGSLVVFATVDVEAIQVTMSGEDPSYIPLLPLGFAIFPATNPSPAATSASSGNGGESSPGNPDEPASGCLLTVGMQVLASAVPSAKLNLSSITAINSHVCNAIHQITTALKGAGASRAEPASVGGSN; this is encoded by the exons ATGTTCGGGGACTGCCAGGTCCTGTCCTCGATGGCCGCCATGGCGGGGGCCTCCTCATCTGCGGACGCGCTCTTCATCCCCAACCCGGGCGCGCTCGCCGGCTTCatgtcctcctccgccgccgccatgccgttCCACCActtctccaccaccaccacctccctaATACCT aaggaggagggcggcggcatcATGGGCGCGCTAGTCCAGGCGGCCAAGGACGAGGACATGGAGCTGGAGATGGACATGGAGCTCAGCGGCGGCTCCGGCAGCGGCCGCCTGGACGGCCTACTCAGCTTCGCGGACGTGGACGACGACCGGTCCGAGCAGAAGCCGCAGCacggcggcctcgagctccaGACGGCGGACGCCGCCGGGAACCAGCAGCTGGCCACCaacagcggcaagaagaagcgGTACCACCGCCACACCGCGCACCAGATCCAGCAGATGGAAGC GCTGTTCAAGGAGTGCCCGCACCCGGACGACAAGCAGCGGCTGAAGCTGAGCCAGGAGCTGGGGCTCAAGCCTCGGCAGGTCAAGTTCTGGTTCCAGAACCGGCGCACGCAGATGAAGGCGCAGCAGGACCGCGCCGACAACGTGCTCCTCCGCGCCGAGAACGAGAGCCTCAAGAGCGACAACTACCGCCTGCAGGCCGCCATCCGCAACGTCGTCTGCCCCAACtgcggccacgccgccgtcctcgccgagatGTCCTACGAGGAGCAGCAGCTCCGCATCGAGAACGCCAGGCTCAAGGACGAG CTCGACCGCCTGGCGTGCATGGCGACACggtacggcggcggccgccagccGAGCATGGCGTCCGCGCTGGGCTGCttaccggcgccgccgccgctgctcatgCCGCCGCTCGACCTCGACATGAGCGTCTACTCTCGCCATTTCACGGACCAATCTTCGGTAATGGGCTGCGGCGATCTCATCCAGTCcgtcctcgcgccgccgcagcagatCACCGCTGGCGCCGAGCACCACGACGCGTCGTCGTACATGGGCTCCATGGCGCCTGTCCCGGAGCAGGACAGGCAGGTGGTTCTCGACCTCGCCGCCACGGCGGCCGACACCCTCGCCAAGATGTGCCGCGCCGGCGAACCGCTCTGGGTGCGCTGCCGCGGCGCGAGCTCCGAGGTCATGGTGGCCGATGAGCACGCGCGGATGTTCAGCTGGCCGGTCGACGGCGGGAAGCAGGGCGGAGGCTCCgcggctgctgccgccgccaggACTGAGGGTTCAAGGGACAGCGCCGTTGTTATCATAAACAGCATCACGCTGGTGGACGCCTTCCTCGACGCA AACAAGTGGATGGAGTTGTTCCCTTCCATCGTGTCCAAGGCAAGAACCATTCAGGTCATAAACCATGGAGCTGCTTCAGGCCATCTGGGCAGTGGAGCTCTTGTCTTG ATGCAAGCGGAGGTGCAGTTCCCGTCTCCTTTGGTGACGGCGCGGGAGGTGGTGTTCTTCCGCTATTGTGTGCATAACCCTGAAGAGGGGACCTGGTCCGTCGTCGACTTCCCTGCAGAGGGGTTTCAGCTGGAGGCGCTGCAGACATCATCAGTGGTCAAATGCCGGAGGCGCCCCTCTGGCTGCATCATCCAGGACATGCCCAATGGTTACTCAAGG GTGGTGTGGGTGGAGCACATGGAGATGGTTGGGGAGGAGAAGCCGCTGCACCAGGTGTTCAAAGACTATGTTACCAACGGCACTGCCTTTGGTGCCACGCGCTGGGTCTCCCTGCTTCAGCGCCAGTGTGAGCGCCTTGCCAGTGAACTCGCTCGGAACATTGCTGACCTCGGAG TGATCCGCAGCCCAGAGGCAAGAACAAATATGATGAAGCTGTCGCAACGGATGATCACTACTTTCTGTTCCAATATCAGTGCTTCTGGGAGTCAATCTTGGACGACACTCTCAGAGTCTACAGAGGACACGATCAGGGTCACCACTCGGAAGAACACTGATTCAGGGCAGCCCAGCGGTGTCATACTGACTGCTGTCTCCACCAGTTGGCTTCCTTTCAGCCATCAGCAGGTCTTCGAGCTTCTTGCTGATGAACAACAACGCTGTCAG CTTGAGATTTTGTCAAATGGAGGCTCACTTCATGAAGTGGCACATATTGCAAATGGATCACACCCAAGAAATTGTATTTCACTTCTTCGAATTAAT GCTGCAAGCAACTCGTCACAGAATGTGGAGCTCCTGCTGCAGGAAAGCAGCACCCACCCTAATGGCGGGAGTCTTGTGGTGTTTGCAACAGTGGATGTGGAAGCAATCCAAGTGACAATGAGCGGCGAGGACCCTTCCTATATCCCTCTCCTCCCCCTGGGTTTTGCCATCTTCCCAGCAACCAACCCTTCGCCTGCTGCAACCAGCGCAAGCTCTGGCAACGGCGGCGAAAGCAGCCCAGGTAACCCAGATGAGCCTGCCAGCGGCTGCCTCCTCACCGTCGGCATGCAGGTGCTAGCCAGTGCGGTGCCCTCAGCCAAGCTGAACCTCTCAAGCATCACCGCTATCAACAGCCATGTCTGCAATGCCATCCATCAGATTACAACCGCGCTGAAGGGCGCTGGAGCGAGCAGGGCTGAGCCGGCATCTGTGGGTGGCTCCAACTAG